CCGTAATCAATACGTGACTGGTTGGCACGCAGCACGATCTGTTTGCCGACCGGTGCGCGTTCCTGAGTGTAGGTCTCGAGCAGATCAGCTTTGGCATCCCCCTTGATAACCGCGGCAATTTTCCAGGCCAGGTTAAAGGCATCCTGTACGCAGGTGTTCAGTCCCAGCCCGCTTGAAGGCGGGTGACGGTGTACGGCATCACCGCCACAGAACACACGGCCTCGAGAGTATTCCGTTGCGTATGCCTGATTTACATACCAGATGGACTTGGTGATGATCTCGATTTCAAGGTCAGGCACACCTGTCAGCAGGCGGACACGTTCGGTCAGCTCGGAGTCAATCAGTTCAGGATCGCCTTTCGAAATATCAAAGCCCCAACCTGCAATCCATTCGTTCCAGGGCTTGACCGCGCGCAGAAGTCCCATGCCGATTTCACCAAAGCTGGCATGAGGTGACACGATCCAGTGCAAAATGCTGGGACGATGCTCGACATATTCCGACAAGTCAGCCCTGAAATTCACATATACGGTACCGGCCCTGCCATGATGTCCTTCAATGGGCAGGTCGATATCCTGTGCGACCCGTGAGCGGGCTCCATCGGCACCGATAAGGTAGCGTGCACGCAGGACGTATTCTCTGTTCTGAATCAGATCTCGCAGTGTAACGGAAACTCCTTCGTCATCCTGTGTGTGGCTGACATATTCGATATTGAATGCTGCGCTTGCGCCGCGTTCAAGTGCGTTCTTGAAAATCACCGGCTCTACAACCGGCTGTGGGATATCGAGCAGTTCGCAGGGGCTGCCACTGAGGTAATCCCCCTTGCGCTCATCGCCGGTACCCCAGCAACGCAGGCGCGCCAACTCCTCTCCTGCAAGGCTGGTGGTGAACAGGCTGTCGCCCATCTGATCCCAGGGGGTCGCGTGGCGATACAGCTCTTCCTCAATATCCAGCGCGCGGAACACTTCCATGGTGCGCTGATTGGTAATGTGGGCACGGGGCGTATCGGCAAGCCAGTTGGTGCGAGACACCATGTGGGCATTGATGCCATAGGTGGCCAGTGCCAAGGCAGCGGTTGCCCCTGTTGGTCCGGTACCAATAATCAAGACATCGGTATCAAAGTGGTCAGTCTGCATATTCGGCCTCTTATGTTTATTCTTGCATACTAGCATGTTAGTTCTCTGGACAAAGTGCCGCTGAGTACGGCTCCGGTTTATCTCAGGACGAGTGCTGCATGAACGTCACTACGTCGCGGGATACGCTGGCAATGTGTTCTTCTGCAGCTTTATAGGCGGCCTGTATATCCCGATTCCGTATTGCTTCAATAATCATCGTGTGCTCATCAGTGGCGGCATCCAGATGGATGTGAAAGCCACAGGTTTGCACGATAAAAAAATCAGACAGCTCAAAGTTCGACATTTGGCGTGTGCTCAGAATTTCCGAGCGGGCCATTCGCTGCAAATGCCGGTGAAAGTCGGCATTCAGTTGACGGTAACGCTCCGACAGTTGGGCCGAGTTGTGACCGAGTGCGATAATTTGCTCGTTAATTTCCTTCAGCCTGAGCAGTTCATCCGGTGTATGGCGCTCAGCGGCCAGGCTGGCAATCAGGCCTTCGGTAGCAGAAAACATCCGATAGAAATCTGCTACCTCGGACACGGCCGGATCGACCACTTCGCAGCCCACCTGAGCGGTGATATGTACGAACCCCCGCTCCTGAAGGTTATTCAGTGCGGTCATGATAGGTTGACGACTGACGCCAGTTTCGTTGCTGATATCCTTGACCGAGACCTTCTCACCAAACTTGTACTGCCGACTTAACAGTCGCCCCAGTACATCCTGATATATAAGATCCTTCTTGTTGATAATTCGCATTGTCAAGAAACCCGCACCCGGTGTTTTTTAAGGAAACAGAGGATGATTATAGAGTGCATTCGGGTTAATCAGAACCTGAAAGCGCTCTGGCGTGTATCAGGACTCCGGTTGATAATCACGAGCACGCTGACGAAGGGCCTGCAGAGCAGCTTTGTTATCAACGCCAGATGCTGAGGTTTTTTCCAGCCAGGCCTGGTCGATGCCCTCAAGGACGGTGGTGAGTTCTTGTGTTAACGCATCACCGGGATGCAGCTCGTTGACGTTGACACCACTTTCCCGAGCGGTCTTGATACCGTCCTCGTCGGCGGCGTCAAATGCCTGACCGCACGTGCGTGAAAGGTTTTCACCGGAGACGCGACGAATGGCCGCCTGGTCTTCCTCACTCAGGCTGGCCATGAACTCCGGGTTCAGAAAGATGGACAGGCTGCCGAGATAGAGGCCGCTGGGATATACCGTCAGGTGCGACGTCACTTCATTGAGTCTCAAGCCGCGCTGTTCACTCTGGGGCATTGTGATTCCATCAATGACCCCCTGCTGAAGTAGTTCATAAATTTTGGGCCCGGGTGCTGCGACAGGTGTCACTTGCATGCGTTTGGCAATTTCACTTTGTACACCGCCGCCAACGCGTATTTTTTTGCCCTTGAGGTCGCTTAAGGCGTTGATGGGGAATTTGGTATGCAGCTGCCCTTGGCCATGTGTGCACAAAGCCATCAATTCAAGGCCATCAAACTCGCCTGCCTTTGCAAAGTATTCGTTGTACACATTCCAGAAACTGACGGATGCCGCTTCGGCATTGGCACCCAGCATCGGCATTTCAACGGCTTCGGTCAGAGGGAAGCGACCGGGAACATATCCATGGAACCCCCAAGCACCATCAGCCACACCATCCTCAGCGATGGAAAACATGGAGCCGGGTTCACCCAGGTTGTATTCGAATTTCACACTGACGCGCCCTTCAGTCTCGGCCTCAATTTGCTTGGCCCATTGAGGCAGAATGGTCGCATTTATCGGATGGCCAGGTGGCATCCAGGTTGCAAAGTTCAGTTCGGTCGCGGCTTGGGAGGTAGAGGCAAGGCCGGTGAACGCCATGGCGAGTCCCAGGCTGAGAGCAGTCTTCTTCATTGAGTCACCTTTGATTTTATAGTTAGTCAGGTCACATGTATCAATCAGTCAACCTTGATTGACATACTAGCATGTTAGCATGCTAGAAGAGATGAGCAAGTAAATTGTGACGCTACTGGTTCGGCTATCTGTCAAACAAGTGCCGGTAAGCAAGCTGTGACCTAAAGGGGTGAACCAAAACAGAGCGGTATCGTATTCATAGGTACTTTATCACGGTGATCAGGGCACAGCTCATGAACAAAACAGCCTATTTACTTGGCCTATCCGGTTTGATTCCCTTTGTTGGACTAACGGCATTGATGTATCAGCCTTGGGCAATCACATTTTTTCTGTCGTACAGCGCGGTAATCCTGTCGTTTTTGGGCGGGATTCATTGGGGAGTGGCGCTGAGGGACGAACAGTGGAGTAACAGCTGGCGGCTCTGTCTGTGCATGCTGCCGAGCCTGCTGGGATGGCTGGCGCTGCTGCTGCCGCAGCAGGCAGCGTTGATGCTGTTATTGGCAGCATATGCACTGTGGTGGGCATATGATTACAGTCAGTTAAAGATCAAGGAGTACCGCCAACTGCGGCGCTGCCTAAGCCTGGTTGTGATGGTATGCCATGGCAGCTGGCTGTTTTTCGGGCTGTGAGCGTCATCCTGCAAACTGTTTATGGGCTGAAACTGTAATTTGCACTGCGGATAAACAGCGATTCGAGCAGCTGAGCGGCGGGGGTTATGGGTACGCCGCGCACACGCACGATGCCCAAGCTGTTTGCAGGTGGCTGAGGTTGAATGTTGAAGCTGGCGACTCCCCTGGCTGCCAGGTCATCCTGAAGAAATCGGGCAGGCCCGTAACCGATCAAATCCGTTCTGCGCATCATTTCCAGCATCAGTAGTGGTGATGTGCAACTGACAATGTGCTGAGGCCTTGGCAGGCCCTGCTGATCCAGCCAGTCCAGTAGGTGGTTGGCACTGCTACCGTGTGTCAGGTTCAGAACCCAACGCTGTTGCAACAAAGCAGGCCAGTCGGTTTCGTTGACCAAAGGGTGATCAACGCGCCCCGCCACGCATGACTCGATCTGACACAGAGGGTTGAAAACCAGCTCCTGAGGCAGTTCGTTTTGAGTGGCGATCGCCACGCCGAAGTCCAGCCTTCCTTCGATCAGGTCGGGTACGATTCCCGTCAAAAGCCCTTCAGTCAATTTCAGGTTCGCTTCCGGCATCTGGTGGATGAACTGCCGGTATATGCCCGGCAGCATGGTGGCGGCGACGACTGGCGTGACACCGATCGTGACTCTGGCACCGCTTCCCCCCGTGATCTGTTTAACCTCGTTCCGAGCTCGATCAATGGTTTCAAGAATCAGGCGCGCACGTTGCAACAGGGCGTTCCCCGCAGGGGTAAACGTTACCCCGCGATAGCTGCGGGTAATCAGTTCGGCGCCCACATCTTCTTCCAGCTCACGCATGGCGCGCGTCAGAGCACTTTGGCTGATGTGCAGCTGTCGCGCGGCGGCGCGTATGGAACCGCTGTCTGCAATCTGAACCAGCGCCCGAATCTGTTGATGCTTCATGTATAGGCGATCTCAAAAAGTGTTCACCAAGACAATATTAATGTCTTTTTATGATCACTGAAAGGCGTATAACTGTTGCGTAAACACGCTGACGCGTTTGTGAGGGGCTTTACATGGTGTCGTTTGATCTCGATTTACCAGCGATGAAGGAGTGGCGTCATCGCATTCACCAGCATCCCGAACTGGGGTTTGAAGAGCAGGCGACCAGTCAACTGGTGGCCGAGTGTCTGCAGCAGTGGGGGTATGAAGTCCACCGTGGGTTGGCCCAAACAGGAGTAGTGGGTCGGCTGGTATTTGGTGATGGCAGCGGGCCGCGTCTTGGGCTGCGTGCCGATATGGATGCCTTGCCCCTGCAGGAGCAAACCGGGCTGCCTTGGCAGAGTCAAATTGCCGGTAAAATGCACGCCTGTGGGCATGATGGTCATACCGCTATTTTGCTGGGCGCAGCCAAGGCGCTGGCACAGATTAACACCTCTGACACGACCTTGAATGGAACCTTGCACCTGATTTTTCAGCCGGCGGAAGAAGTTGGCGGGCAAGGAGGGGCTCAGCGGATGATCGATGAAGGGCTATTTGATCAGTTCCCCTGTGATGCCATCTTTGCGCTGCATAATTTTCCCGGCATTGCAGTTGGCCGGTGTGAGTTTCGCAGTGGCCCGTTCATGTGCTCATCCGACAAGGTGTTGATACGGTTCCGTGGCAAGGGTGGCCATGGTGGGCTGCCGCAGTTGGCGGTCGATCCGACCCAGCCCTTGGCAGCGTGCGTGCTTGGGCTGCAAAGCTTGATCGCACGCAATTTGGACCCGCTTGATAGTGGAGTGATCAGCATTGGGCGATTAAAGGCCGGTGAGGTCTACAACATTATTCCGGAAGAGGGGCTGCTTGAATTGAGTGTGCGTGCCTTACAGCCTCGGGTGCGTGAACGACTGCAACAGCGGATCGTTGCGCTGGCAGAGCAAATGGCCGAGGCCTATGAATGTACTGCACAGGTTGAATATGAATACGGCTATCCCGTTCTGATCAACAGTGAGATCGAATCACTGCAGATCGAGATGGTTGCCCGTGAAGTATTTGGTGCAGACCAGGTAAATGCATCAAGTCAACCGCTGACAGGCAGTGAGGATTTTGCCTACATGCTGCAGCAGGTGCCGGGCTGCTACGTGTTGATCGGTAATGGTGATAACGGTTTCGCACACGGCCACCGAACAGGCCCCTGCAGTGTCCATAACCCCCACTACGATTTCAATGATGAATCTCTTGAAGGCGGAGCCCGGCTTTGGGTTGCCCTCGCAACGCACTATTTCTCGAACCAATAAAAACAATATAAGCAGAAGGCAATTATTATGAACGCAAAAACAACAATAAAAACGATCATGCAAGGTGTCGGCGCAGCGACAGTGCTGTCGATCTCTTCGTTTTCGGTGCAGGCTACCACTCTCACGCTATCAAACTGGGTGCCACCAACCCATTTTGTAACCACCGATATTCTGCAGGTATGGGCTGACAAGGTTGAAACCGCAACTGATGGACGTGTCAAGGTGCGCATGTTGCCCAAACCCGTTGGCAGCCCGGCTCAGCATTGGGAGCTGGCGCGTAAAGGCGTTGCTGATATCACTTGGGGCAATTTCACCTATGAGCCGGAGCGTTTCAAGTCATTGTGGTTTGCCGAGTTGCCGTTCAGCGGCGAGAAGACAGAAGCAACATCGGTTGCGCTTTGGGATACCTACGAAAAGTATCTGAGTGACAATGCTGCCTTTTCCGGGGTGAAAATGCTGGGGGTCGGGACGCTGGGGCCTGGCGTTATCAATCATTCCAGTAAGGCCATAGTCACTCCTGAAGACCTCGCTAATCAGAAGGTGCGGATGGGCGGCCCCATCCAGAAACGTCTGTTGGAAGGGCTGGGTGCGGTGCCCATTGCTGCCCCCGGAACCAAGGCGTATGAGCTGCTGGAAGGCGGTGTACTCGATGCATCACTGCATACACTTGAATCGGTGATTAATTTCCGTCTGACAGAACTGCTGCCCCACCATACTGAAATTCAGGACGGTTTCTATGATGCGACCTTCTTCCTTGTGCTGAATGAGCGCAAGTGGAAGACAATATCTGCCGAAGATCAGCAGGCCATCATGGCTGTTTCCGGTGAGGCCTTTGCCCGCCTTTGGGGCAGCGAGTTTCAGAAGCAGTTGGATCAGGCGAAAGGTGTGCTGCTGAAAGAAGGGCACAGTTTTAGCACGCCATCAGCCGAGCTGCTTGATCGAATCCGAACAATTCGAAATGCCATGCTGGAGGAGTGGGCAGCGGAAGGTCCAAGCTTCGGTGTAGATAATGCCTTGGATATGGCCCGCTTTTATCAGCAGCGCTATCAGGTACTTGTCGGTCAGTAATGCACGCCCGGCCGCTTTATCGGAGGCCGGGTCACTCTATTTGAGCAATAGCCGTTTTGAAGATGGAGTATCAACGTGCACATATTCACTAACCGCATTCGCCAATTCATTGAGTCGGTACTGATGCTGTCACTGCTGGCGATGGTGCTGCTGACCTTTGCTGATGTGATTGGGCGTCTTTTTTTCAATATTCCGATTTATGGAGCTCATGACCTGACCGAGCATCTGATGGCTGTCATCGTGTTCAGCGGTTTGCCTCTACTGACTTCTGCCCGTGGGCATTTGGCGGTCGACCTGTTCGATCGATTCATCATGACAGGCGCCATGCGCTGGTGGCGTTATCTGACGAATGGACTGATCTGCGTGATTCTGTTGTTGGTCAGCTATCAGTTTTTCATCGCTGCGATGGATGCCATCGAGATTCAGGAAGTCAGTCAGGCACTGCTTATACCACGCAGTTACATGTATGCCTTGATCAGCTTCAGTTGCTTTGTCAGTGCCTGTGCCAGCGTTTTGCCCAAACAGGTCAGTCAGGATGTTCATCCGGAGGAAACCTTATGATTACCGGTTTGGTCGCTCTTGCTTCGGTACTTTTGCTGGCTTTTATGCGCGTGCCGCTGGCATTCGCGTTATTGACCGTATCCATCATCGGTATTGCGGTTGAGCTGGGTCATGAAGCTTCACTCACCATGATCTCGATGACTATTTCCGACGCAGTATTCTCCTATGAGCTGGCGGTGGTGCCGTTGTTCATTCTCATGGGAAATATTCTCTCGCGTACGGGGATCTCGGCTGACCTTTTCCGTGCGGCCAATGCTTATCTTGGCCATGTGCGCGGCGGTATGGCATTGTCGACCATGGCCACCTGTGCGGGGTTCAGCGCTGTGTGTGGCTCAAGTCTTGCGACCGCTGCAACCATGTCCAAGGTAGCCTATCCCAGTATGAAAAAGTATGGCTACTCCGATTCGCTTGCCTCGGCAACCATCGCGGCGGGTGGATCCCTGGGCATTCTCATACCGCCATCGATCATACTCATGATCTACGGCATCCTGACTCAGACCAATATTGGTCACCTGTTTATCGCAGGAATAGTGCCGGGCATTTTGGGGCTGGTGTTGTACATGCTGGCTATCTATGTAATTGCGCTGATTAAACCGGAGCATGCGCCTCGTGGGGAAAAAAGCAGCCTTGCAGAGAAGTTGAGTTCACTCAAAGGTGTCTGGCCGTTCTGTCTGCTGTTTGCACTGATCATCGGTGGCATTTATGCCAAAATCTTCACGGCGACGGAAGCTGCTGGTATGGGTGCGGGTTTTGCCCTCATTATCGCTCTGTTGCAGCGGCGCATGAGCAAGGCTGATTTCAAGCATATCTTCCTGGAGTCTGCCTTTACCTCAGTGATGCTCTACAGTGTTCTGTTCGGTGCCATGCTGTTTGCCAAACTGGTCGCTTTTTCCGGTCTGGGGGAAGGTTTGCTGGAGATGGTCGAGCAAGCTCAGCTCAGCCCCTACCAGCTGATTCTGGTCGTTTTGCTGGTGTTTCTTCTGCTGGGGTGTGTGATGGACTCATTGGCCATCATCCTGATCTGCGTACCGTTGTTTACCCCGATCATTCTGGCTAATGGTTTTGATCTGATCTGGTTCGGAATCATCGTGGTGGTGGTAACGGAAATTGCCCTGATTACACCGCCCATTGGCATGAACGTTTTTGTGCTCAAGGCGACTCTGCCTCACGTTGCGTTCACGGATATTTTCAAGGGACTGGTGCCCTTTATCGGTGTGGATTTGATCAGGCTGGTCCTGCTGGTATTGTTCCCGGCATTCACGCTGCAGATGGTTTACTGGATGCAATAGGGCTACGCTCGATCCCTGTATCACTATCAGTGCATGGCATATACAAACAAAACAGGTCCAATCGCGCCTGTTTTGTTTGTATGGTGACTGGTATTTAGACGGCCACTATTTAGAGGAGACTGCCGAACGCGCGAGACGGCTTGGCACTGTTGAGCAACAGTAGTGGATGGATTACGCAGCTGAGCACGCTTCTTGGGCAGCATCTTGATTGGTCTTATAGATCTGTTTCACTTCACCCAGCACACTTAAAAAGCATTTGACCACCTGAGGGTCGAAATGGCTGCCTGCGTTCGTTCTAATGTAATCGGTAGCCTCATCAAAACTCCAAGCACGTTTGTATGGGCGGTCTGAGGTGACAGCATCAAACACATCGGCAACAGCTACAATGCGCCCCTCAAGCGGGATGTCTTCACCCTTTAGTCCCTGAGGGTAGCCGGTTCCGTCCCATTTCTCATGATGGGTCAGTGCAATACTGTGGGCCATCTGCATCAGGTCAGACTCATCACCACGCAGCAGGTCAGCACCAATTTGAGGGTGCAGTTTTATGGTTTCAAATTCAGAATCAGTCAGCTTGCCAGGTTTAAGCAGTACCTCGTCAGGAATGCCAATTTTACCGATGTCATGCATCGGTGCTGCATCATGTATAAGTTCACAATCATGGCTGTTCCAACCCAGTTGGCGTGCAATCAGGCGGCAATACAGGCTTACACGGGTGATGTGCTCACCGGTTTCATTGTCACGGTAGCCGGCTGCCAGCCCGAGGCGGTTGATCGCTTCAAGCCGGGTTCTACGCAACTCTTCTGTACGTTGATCAACGAGCTGGTCGAGTACCGTTTTCTGGTCAT
This DNA window, taken from Marinobacterium iners, encodes the following:
- a CDS encoding M20 aminoacylase family protein, coding for MVSFDLDLPAMKEWRHRIHQHPELGFEEQATSQLVAECLQQWGYEVHRGLAQTGVVGRLVFGDGSGPRLGLRADMDALPLQEQTGLPWQSQIAGKMHACGHDGHTAILLGAAKALAQINTSDTTLNGTLHLIFQPAEEVGGQGGAQRMIDEGLFDQFPCDAIFALHNFPGIAVGRCEFRSGPFMCSSDKVLIRFRGKGGHGGLPQLAVDPTQPLAACVLGLQSLIARNLDPLDSGVISIGRLKAGEVYNIIPEEGLLELSVRALQPRVRERLQQRIVALAEQMAEAYECTAQVEYEYGYPVLINSEIESLQIEMVAREVFGADQVNASSQPLTGSEDFAYMLQQVPGCYVLIGNGDNGFAHGHRTGPCSVHNPHYDFNDESLEGGARLWVALATHYFSNQ
- a CDS encoding TRAP transporter large permease; translated protein: MITGLVALASVLLLAFMRVPLAFALLTVSIIGIAVELGHEASLTMISMTISDAVFSYELAVVPLFILMGNILSRTGISADLFRAANAYLGHVRGGMALSTMATCAGFSAVCGSSLATAATMSKVAYPSMKKYGYSDSLASATIAAGGSLGILIPPSIILMIYGILTQTNIGHLFIAGIVPGILGLVLYMLAIYVIALIKPEHAPRGEKSSLAEKLSSLKGVWPFCLLFALIIGGIYAKIFTATEAAGMGAGFALIIALLQRRMSKADFKHIFLESAFTSVMLYSVLFGAMLFAKLVAFSGLGEGLLEMVEQAQLSPYQLILVVLLVFLLLGCVMDSLAIILICVPLFTPIILANGFDLIWFGIIVVVVTEIALITPPIGMNVFVLKATLPHVAFTDIFKGLVPFIGVDLIRLVLLVLFPAFTLQMVYWMQ
- a CDS encoding HD-GYP domain-containing protein, which gives rise to MTNSWQLSPHQASILIIDDESANLKLLQKMLRSLGYDQLHLIQDPREALSAFNLFQPHLVLLDLNMPHLNGFDVLKQFAESETTLKPPVIVLTAHSDRDTRLKALNEGARDFIGKPFDLAELQVRVRNLLDAHMAHRLVHDQKTVLDQLVDQRTEELRRTRLEAINRLGLAAGYRDNETGEHITRVSLYCRLIARQLGWNSHDCELIHDAAPMHDIGKIGIPDEVLLKPGKLTDSEFETIKLHPQIGADLLRGDESDLMQMAHSIALTHHEKWDGTGYPQGLKGEDIPLEGRIVAVADVFDAVTSDRPYKRAWSFDEATDYIRTNAGSHFDPQVVKCFLSVLGEVKQIYKTNQDAAQEACSAA
- a CDS encoding DUF3429 domain-containing protein, encoding MNKTAYLLGLSGLIPFVGLTALMYQPWAITFFLSYSAVILSFLGGIHWGVALRDEQWSNSWRLCLCMLPSLLGWLALLLPQQAALMLLLAAYALWWAYDYSQLKIKEYRQLRRCLSLVVMVCHGSWLFFGL
- a CDS encoding TRAP transporter substrate-binding protein gives rise to the protein MNAKTTIKTIMQGVGAATVLSISSFSVQATTLTLSNWVPPTHFVTTDILQVWADKVETATDGRVKVRMLPKPVGSPAQHWELARKGVADITWGNFTYEPERFKSLWFAELPFSGEKTEATSVALWDTYEKYLSDNAAFSGVKMLGVGTLGPGVINHSSKAIVTPEDLANQKVRMGGPIQKRLLEGLGAVPIAAPGTKAYELLEGGVLDASLHTLESVINFRLTELLPHHTEIQDGFYDATFFLVLNERKWKTISAEDQQAIMAVSGEAFARLWGSEFQKQLDQAKGVLLKEGHSFSTPSAELLDRIRTIRNAMLEEWAAEGPSFGVDNALDMARFYQQRYQVLVGQ
- a CDS encoding TRAP transporter small permease, whose amino-acid sequence is MHIFTNRIRQFIESVLMLSLLAMVLLTFADVIGRLFFNIPIYGAHDLTEHLMAVIVFSGLPLLTSARGHLAVDLFDRFIMTGAMRWWRYLTNGLICVILLLVSYQFFIAAMDAIEIQEVSQALLIPRSYMYALISFSCFVSACASVLPKQVSQDVHPEETL
- a CDS encoding GntR family transcriptional regulator — translated: MRIINKKDLIYQDVLGRLLSRQYKFGEKVSVKDISNETGVSRQPIMTALNNLQERGFVHITAQVGCEVVDPAVSEVADFYRMFSATEGLIASLAAERHTPDELLRLKEINEQIIALGHNSAQLSERYRQLNADFHRHLQRMARSEILSTRQMSNFELSDFFIVQTCGFHIHLDAATDEHTMIIEAIRNRDIQAAYKAAEEHIASVSRDVVTFMQHSS
- a CDS encoding TRAP transporter substrate-binding protein, with product MKKTALSLGLAMAFTGLASTSQAATELNFATWMPPGHPINATILPQWAKQIEAETEGRVSVKFEYNLGEPGSMFSIAEDGVADGAWGFHGYVPGRFPLTEAVEMPMLGANAEAASVSFWNVYNEYFAKAGEFDGLELMALCTHGQGQLHTKFPINALSDLKGKKIRVGGGVQSEIAKRMQVTPVAAPGPKIYELLQQGVIDGITMPQSEQRGLRLNEVTSHLTVYPSGLYLGSLSIFLNPEFMASLSEEDQAAIRRVSGENLSRTCGQAFDAADEDGIKTARESGVNVNELHPGDALTQELTTVLEGIDQAWLEKTSASGVDNKAALQALRQRARDYQPES
- a CDS encoding LysR substrate-binding domain-containing protein, which produces MKHQQIRALVQIADSGSIRAAARQLHISQSALTRAMRELEEDVGAELITRSYRGVTFTPAGNALLQRARLILETIDRARNEVKQITGGSGARVTIGVTPVVAATMLPGIYRQFIHQMPEANLKLTEGLLTGIVPDLIEGRLDFGVAIATQNELPQELVFNPLCQIESCVAGRVDHPLVNETDWPALLQQRWVLNLTHGSSANHLLDWLDQQGLPRPQHIVSCTSPLLMLEMMRRTDLIGYGPARFLQDDLAARGVASFNIQPQPPANSLGIVRVRGVPITPAAQLLESLFIRSANYSFSP
- a CDS encoding FAD-dependent monooxygenase, yielding MQTDHFDTDVLIIGTGPTGATAALALATYGINAHMVSRTNWLADTPRAHITNQRTMEVFRALDIEEELYRHATPWDQMGDSLFTTSLAGEELARLRCWGTGDERKGDYLSGSPCELLDIPQPVVEPVIFKNALERGASAAFNIEYVSHTQDDEGVSVTLRDLIQNREYVLRARYLIGADGARSRVAQDIDLPIEGHHGRAGTVYVNFRADLSEYVEHRPSILHWIVSPHASFGEIGMGLLRAVKPWNEWIAGWGFDISKGDPELIDSELTERVRLLTGVPDLEIEIITKSIWYVNQAYATEYSRGRVFCGGDAVHRHPPSSGLGLNTCVQDAFNLAWKIAAVIKGDAKADLLETYTQERAPVGKQIVLRANQSRIDYGALHKAFRVEGAENPVVAGIERLKSPTPEGEAAREALNQALELKNTEFNAQGVEMNQRYHSLAIDESEEAEEVWDKDRQLYLKATTRPGAKLPHAWLIDAKGMKVSTLDLVKGYGFTLMTGLSGNAWDTALKSIDKPCLRLLQVGDVIKDPYCEWQRRREIPESGALLVRPDGYVAWRCMEAVQDATEATQRLEQALDSILLQ